In Parafrankia discariae, the sequence AAAGTCTAGTCGACGGAGAGTGTGGAATGAGTGAATCCGTGCATTTGTGCTACATGCTGACGCCTACGCAAACCGTTCAAGTCGAGGTTCCAGACACAGCGCAAGGGAGGTCAACCCTAGCCTATCTAGATGAGTTCTACCCTCAGGAACAACGCTCTGTTGGAACCGAGCCAACGTGGCGGTTCGACGCCGCCCTCGGTAGCCCTGGACGGGGAGGAGTGGTCGATGAGTTCGGCGTATGGTCCCGTCTCGATCACGAGCGTCGAGTGCTGATGATCCGGACCGAAAATCAATTTGACCTTCAGGTTTCGCTACGGAAGAGGCTCCGTGAAGTGTTTCTGGAGGCGTGTGAACTCCACTCTCACGCAATGCTGCACGCCTCAGCAGTACTGAGTCCCTCGGACCGTCGGGGCAGTCGCACCCTGCTGGTCGTTGCGGGTGAGGAGCGGGCAGGTAAGACCGAGCTTGCGGTTCAGCTGCTGCTGCGCGGGTGGCAGCTTGTCTCCAACGACCATTTGATCGCCTACCTGGTCGACGGGTCCACCCGCAGTGGCGACCCGGCAGCCAGGCTCGTCGTGGTAGGTATGCCAGCGGTGATCTCCGTGCGAGTGGACACCTGGGCACGGCTCGCCGACCGGCTGCCTGAGCCCATCGACCGTCAGGGCGTCACGCTCGACGAGGTGACCACGCTTACTGAGGGGCAGCGACGGGACTCCGACGCGGCGGTGCTCTACAGCTATCGCCGCCTCGGCCAGACCAGTCCTCGTTTCGTCACCCTCAACGACAACGTCCGTCCGGTCATCGTTCTGGCCCGACACAGCGACCATCCCGATCACGTTCCCACCGCAGCCTCCGATCCGGTCGCCACGCTGCGGACGCATTTGCGTACCGACTGGCATGCTGGGGTGGGGTTCACTCCCCGGTACGCGCCAGACCTGACCGCCCGTTCGGCTGCGGAGCTTGCCACTGACGCCGCTGCGCTCCTGACCGCACTCGCCTGCCAGGCGCCTGTTCTTACATGGGCGCATGATGGCGACCCGAGCCCGCTGCTGGCCTACCTAGCTGGCGGTGCGTGATGACAACTCCGCTAGTCAGCGTGATCGTGCCGACGTTCAACCGGCCGGACGTCTTGCGGAGCGCGCTGGCCAGCGTCTCCGCGCAGACGTTGCTCGCCGAGGACACCGTGGAGATGGTCGTCGTAAACGACGCTGGTACCGATGTCACCGACGTCGTCGCGGTGACCGACGCCTTCACGGACATCCTCGAACGCGCCGGGGGTAAGGGGCGCTTGACGGTGCGCCTGCTGACCCTGGCCGCAAATCGGGGCCTGCCGGCAGCCCGTAACGTCGCGCTGGAGGTTGCCCGTGGACGGTGGGTGGCGTTCCTCGACGACGACGACTTGTGGTTGCCTGACCATCTACGGGTGGTGGTTGCGGCTGGGGAGGCAGCGGGTGTCCAAGTCGCCCACGCCACCTGCCTGGTGGCGGACCGGCGCCTGAGCCTGCTCACTGCCCCACTCGCGGTCGCCTCGGGCGCCGGGGTCCGCTTCGACCAGCCTTACGACCCGCAAGCGTTGTTGGTGTCAAACATGCTTCCCATTCATGCGGCCGTGTGCCGGCACCCATTTGAGTCCGGGGTGCGCTTCGACGAGACCGTCCGCGTACAGGAGGACTGGAGATTCTGGCTCGACCTTGCTGTCGGGCGGGGCTGGCGGGGTATCCATGTCAACACCACAACCGCGATCTACCACCGGATTCCCAGCGATGCGGCGATGACCACGTGGGCCAGCAACGCCGCTGACCGCGATGCTGCCGTGACCAGTGCCCGCGCGTTTGCTGACGGTGCCCGGACGGTCTGGGCGCGCTGGCCGGTACCACCTGGAAGCCCAGCAGCCACCGGACGCGCCTGGGTGGATGCGATGTACGCCGCGATTGGAGAGCGGATGGCCGTCGGCGGTCCGGTCGGCCACTACTACTACGAGCAGACCGTCACCGCCATTCACCTCGGTTTGCGGGGCCTGCTCGACGATGGGGAGGTCCGTAGCCGCATCCGCAGCTACGTGAACGGCACACCAGCGCGTTCAGCCCGACAGGGAGCCCCCGGAGAGGCTCGATCCTGATGAGCACCGACGCACCCTCGCAGTGGGAGGACAGCGGCCTGAACGTCGACCAGGCGCGACAGGCACGGCAGCACTACCCGGACTTCCACCCACGGCAGACGCTGGCGGTCACCGGGAAGGCGATCCTGCTCGCCGGTACCTACCGGGGCCAGCCTGCCGTCCTGAAAGTGCTCACTGACCACGCGCGACTGTGGCGGGAACGGTTCTCTAGCGAGACCGCCACCTATGAGGCATTCACCGCCACGCCGCCGCCGGTGCGCACCCCGGCGATGCTGGCGCCGCCCGCATCTGGGCTGCTGCTTATGGAGCGGCTTTCCGGTCAGGCTGCGGCCCGTCATCGCTACCCAGACACGCTGCTATCCGCACCGGCCACTGATGCCCTCCTCGGCGTTGCGACCGCGCTGGGGAGCTGGACGGCACCAGCCGCCTTCACGCCCGCCATCGACTACCCGCAACGAATCATCCGCTACGGACCGCAAGGGCACGGCGTGCTCGGCGCCGACACCGTCGCAGCACTACTGCGCCTGTATGAGCGGG encodes:
- a CDS encoding phosphotransferase, producing the protein MSTDAPSQWEDSGLNVDQARQARQHYPDFHPRQTLAVTGKAILLAGTYRGQPAVLKVLTDHARLWRERFSSETATYEAFTATPPPVRTPAMLAPPASGLLLMERLSGQAAARHRYPDTLLSAPATDALLGVATALGSWTAPAAFTPAIDYPQRIIRYGPQGHGVLGADTVAALLRLYERVAAHARWRFAHGDLLPTNVLLTDTDSPAVLDWEYAGLYLPRYDHALLWIILSDDPDLQARIADGPDDDAFWLNVALLLAREIRIHCDEADSHPAIAARLNRLGPFAVEVSREIAARL
- a CDS encoding glycosyltransferase family 2 protein produces the protein MIVPTFNRPDVLRSALASVSAQTLLAEDTVEMVVVNDAGTDVTDVVAVTDAFTDILERAGGKGRLTVRLLTLAANRGLPAARNVALEVARGRWVAFLDDDDLWLPDHLRVVVAAGEAAGVQVAHATCLVADRRLSLLTAPLAVASGAGVRFDQPYDPQALLVSNMLPIHAAVCRHPFESGVRFDETVRVQEDWRFWLDLAVGRGWRGIHVNTTTAIYHRIPSDAAMTTWASNAADRDAAVTSARAFADGARTVWARWPVPPGSPAATGRAWVDAMYAAIGERMAVGGPVGHYYYEQTVTAIHLGLRGLLDDGEVRSRIRSYVNGTPARSARQGAPGEARS